A genomic region of Trifolium pratense cultivar HEN17-A07 linkage group LG3, ARS_RC_1.1, whole genome shotgun sequence contains the following coding sequences:
- the LOC123917346 gene encoding uncharacterized protein LOC123917346, which yields MENNKALIQGSSSMRQNDDELENEDSYYISSDEEDDDDDCYIDDSEQDECVDLSVVFPPETFCLVDTNVDAMTTNTPTNAADFRYEFHEDSDVSAYDFRYVSAYLLILLFVDHIMEDLAISRFWYFLLLMN from the exons ATGGAGAATAACAAAGCCCTCATTCAAGGTTCAAGTTCAATGAG GCAGAATGATGATGAGTTGGAGAATGAAGAtagttattatatttcaagtgaCGAGGAAGACGACGATGATGATTGTTACATTGATGACAGTGAACAAGATGAATGTGTGGATTTGAGTGTTGTTTTTCCACCTGAAACATTTTGCTTGGTTGATACTAATGTAGATGCTATGACAACAAATACTCCCACAAATGCAGCTGATTTTCGATATGAATTTCATGAAGATTCTGATGTTTCAGCTTATGATTTTCGATATGTTTCAGCTTATCTATTAATTTTGCTGTTTGTCGATCATATAATGGAGGATTTAGCTATTAGCAGGTTTtggtattttttgttgttgatgaactAG